The following coding sequences are from one Prochlorococcus sp. MIT 0604 window:
- the tyrS gene encoding tyrosine--tRNA ligase has translation MSDNLILPSWLSRGIEEYFPIRGTDQTFSEIIDHAKKNNKKLRVKLGIDPTGTDIHLGHSILFKKLRAFQDNGHTAVLIIGDFTAQIGDPTGKNKTRVQLSEKQVKDNAKTYLTQLGMGKPANESILDFDSKDRIEIRYNSEWLKGLNLNSIIELMGSATVSQMLAKEEFNKRYTSQVPIALHEFLYPLLQGYDSVVVQSDIELGGTDQKFNIAIGRDLQRYFKQDPQFGVLLPILTGLDGIKKMSKSEFNTVGLTEDPLSMYSKLEKVPDNLIPTYFELLTELDLSFLENSNPRESQRRMALEVTTLFHGAEEALKAQSNCEKLFLGHKEKVGEIPEISLKEVVFPVKFFYLLSALKLFKSSSESKRSIKGGGVKIDSQKLINPDLVFNSKNDLEGKILQIGKKIFKRFEN, from the coding sequence ATGTCAGATAATCTAATATTGCCATCATGGCTGTCAAGAGGAATAGAAGAATATTTCCCAATTAGGGGAACAGATCAAACCTTTTCGGAAATAATTGATCATGCGAAAAAAAATAATAAAAAATTAAGGGTTAAACTCGGGATCGATCCAACTGGAACAGATATTCATCTTGGGCACAGCATATTGTTTAAAAAACTTAGGGCATTCCAAGATAATGGACATACTGCAGTTTTAATTATTGGAGATTTTACTGCTCAAATTGGGGACCCAACAGGAAAAAACAAAACAAGAGTTCAGTTATCGGAAAAACAAGTTAAGGATAATGCAAAAACATACTTAACCCAACTAGGAATGGGTAAGCCAGCTAATGAATCTATTTTAGATTTTGATTCAAAAGATAGAATAGAAATTAGATATAACAGTGAATGGTTAAAAGGATTAAATCTCAATTCGATAATTGAATTAATGGGGAGTGCAACAGTTAGTCAAATGTTAGCTAAGGAGGAATTTAATAAAAGGTACACTTCGCAAGTCCCAATTGCTTTGCATGAATTCTTATATCCACTATTACAAGGTTACGATTCGGTAGTTGTGCAATCAGATATTGAGCTTGGAGGTACAGATCAGAAATTTAATATCGCAATAGGAAGAGATCTTCAAAGATATTTTAAACAAGACCCTCAATTTGGTGTTCTGCTGCCAATTTTGACAGGTTTAGATGGAATTAAGAAGATGAGTAAATCTGAATTTAACACCGTAGGTTTGACTGAAGATCCTCTCTCAATGTATTCAAAATTAGAAAAAGTACCCGACAATTTAATACCTACCTATTTTGAATTACTTACTGAATTAGATTTAAGTTTTCTTGAAAACTCAAATCCTCGTGAATCACAGAGAAGAATGGCTTTAGAAGTTACTACTTTATTCCATGGGGCCGAAGAAGCATTAAAGGCGCAATCAAACTGCGAAAAATTATTCCTTGGACACAAAGAAAAAGTTGGAGAAATTCCAGAGATTTCTTTAAAAGAAGTAGTTTTTCCAGTTAAGTTTTTTTACTTGTTAAGTGCTCTAAAACTTTTCAAATCTAGCAGTGAATCTAAAAGATCTATTAAAGGTGGTGGTGTAAAAATTGATAGTCAGAAATTAATAAATCCTGATTTAGTTTTTAATTCAAAAAATGATTTGGAAGGGAAAATTTTGCAAATTGGAAAAAAAATATTTAAGAGGTTTGAAAACTGA
- a CDS encoding leucyl aminopeptidase yields the protein MQFSTFQKNLDNWQGASLIFGVLEEEIASQLENIKFVVDPKLLIKKVAQKKFKGEKGKTLSFEFLGQKLETLFIVGLGKSKDLNKSDMENSIGNLIRKNVDKNEKISILLPWELINSQLEINQLAESARLSAYKDNRFNKKKDEEIVLKEIEFLNLKKFENTSFEETENICEGVELARKLVAAPPNSLTPQEMSIQASQIAKDHGLEVKILEAKECEDLGMGAYLAVAKGSDLDPKFIHLTLKSKGPIKEKIALVGKGLTFDSGGYNLKVGASQIEMMKYDMGGSAAVLGAAKALGAIKPKGLEIHFIVAACENMINGSAVHPGDVVKASNGKTIEINNTDAEGRLTLADALTYASNLKPDSIIDLATLTGAIVVALGNDVAGFWSNNEGLANELKAASAQAGEKLWQMPLQKSYKEGLKSHIADMKNTGPRAGGSITAALFLEEFFDKEIKWAHIDIAGTCWTDKNKGINPSGATGFGVKTLVQWIKNK from the coding sequence ATGCAATTTTCCACATTCCAAAAAAATCTAGATAACTGGCAAGGTGCTTCATTAATTTTTGGAGTTTTAGAGGAAGAAATTGCCAGCCAACTTGAAAACATAAAATTTGTTGTTGACCCAAAATTATTAATAAAAAAAGTTGCTCAAAAAAAATTCAAAGGAGAAAAAGGAAAAACTCTAAGCTTTGAATTTCTAGGTCAAAAATTAGAAACTTTATTCATAGTTGGTCTTGGAAAATCAAAAGACCTAAATAAAAGTGATATGGAAAACTCAATAGGAAATCTAATTAGAAAAAATGTTGATAAAAATGAAAAAATCAGCATCTTGCTTCCTTGGGAATTAATAAATTCTCAACTAGAAATTAATCAATTAGCAGAGTCAGCAAGATTATCTGCTTATAAGGACAATAGATTCAACAAGAAAAAAGATGAAGAGATAGTGCTTAAAGAAATAGAGTTTTTGAATTTAAAGAAATTTGAGAATACTAGCTTTGAAGAGACAGAAAATATATGTGAAGGAGTAGAACTTGCCAGAAAACTTGTAGCCGCGCCTCCAAATAGTCTTACACCTCAGGAAATGTCTATACAAGCTTCTCAAATAGCTAAAGATCATGGTTTGGAAGTAAAAATTTTAGAGGCAAAAGAATGTGAAGATTTAGGAATGGGTGCATATTTAGCTGTAGCAAAAGGTTCTGATCTAGATCCTAAATTTATTCATCTTACTTTGAAGTCAAAGGGTCCAATAAAAGAAAAGATTGCTCTTGTTGGGAAGGGTTTAACCTTTGATTCTGGAGGATACAACCTGAAAGTAGGAGCCTCTCAAATTGAGATGATGAAATATGATATGGGCGGAAGCGCTGCAGTTTTAGGAGCAGCAAAAGCACTTGGCGCAATAAAACCAAAAGGACTAGAAATACATTTTATTGTGGCAGCTTGCGAAAACATGATAAATGGATCTGCAGTACATCCTGGAGATGTAGTTAAAGCATCTAATGGTAAGACAATTGAAATAAATAACACTGATGCAGAGGGTAGACTCACGTTAGCTGATGCTTTAACTTACGCATCCAATTTAAAACCGGATTCAATAATAGATCTCGCCACTTTAACAGGAGCTATAGTTGTTGCATTAGGGAATGATGTAGCTGGATTCTGGAGCAATAATGAAGGTCTAGCTAATGAGCTAAAAGCTGCATCAGCCCAAGCTGGAGAAAAATTATGGCAAATGCCTCTGCAAAAATCTTATAAAGAAGGCTTAAAGTCACATATAGCTGATATGAAAAATACAGGTCCTAGAGCAGGTGGTTCAATAACTGCTGCTTTGTTTTTAGAGGAATTCTTTGATAAAGAGATTAAATGGGCTCATATTGATATTGCTGGGACTTGTTGGACTGATAAGAATAAGGGGATTAATCCATCAGGCGCAACCGGGTTTGGAGTTAAAACTCTTGTTCAATGGATTAAAAATAAATAA
- a CDS encoding DUF1825 family protein: protein MGFFESDIVQEEAKKLFTDYQELMKLGSDYGKFDREGKKMFIKKMESLMDRYKVFMKRFELSEDFQAKMTVEQLKTQLSQFGITPDQMFDQMNKTLIRMKDELDKTS from the coding sequence ATGGGATTCTTTGAGTCAGACATCGTTCAAGAAGAAGCTAAAAAGCTTTTTACAGATTACCAAGAACTTATGAAACTTGGCTCTGATTATGGAAAATTTGACAGAGAAGGGAAAAAAATGTTTATAAAAAAAATGGAATCCCTTATGGATCGTTATAAGGTTTTTATGAAGAGATTTGAATTGTCTGAAGATTTTCAAGCCAAAATGACAGTAGAACAATTAAAGACACAGTTAAGTCAATTTGGGATTACTCCTGATCAAATGTTCGATCAGATGAATAAAACCTTAATAAGAATGAAGGATGAACTTGATAAAACTTCTTAA